Proteins from one Dryobates pubescens isolate bDryPub1 unplaced genomic scaffold, bDryPub1.pri scaffold_34C_arrow_ctg1, whole genome shotgun sequence genomic window:
- the LOC128899740 gene encoding olfactory receptor 14A16-like, producing the protein MSNSSSITHFLLLPFPGTRQLQLLHFCLFLAIYLAALLGNGLIISTIAWDHHLHTPMYFFLLNLALLDLGAISTTIPKSMANSLRDTRDISYAGCATQVFFILFLLSAEYFLLTIMSYDRYVAICRPLHYETLLGSRVCLHLAAAAWGCGFLYALLHTANTFSLPLCQGNALHQFFCEVPQILKLSCSTSYLRELWLLVASGCLAFVCFVLIVVSYVQIFRAVLRIPSQQGRHKAFATCLPHLAVVSLFLSTTFFAHLKPSSISSPSLDLVVSVLYSVVPPAVNPLIYSLRNQELKAALSQ; encoded by the coding sequence atgtccaacagcagctccatcacccacttcctcctcctgccattcccaggcacaaggcagctgcagctcctgcacttctgcctcttcctggccatctacctggctgccctgctgggcaatggcctcatcatcagcaccatagcctgggaccaccatctccacacccccatgtacttcttcctcctcaacctcgccctccttgacctgggtgccatctccaccactatccccaaatccatggccaattccctaagggacaccagggacatctcctatgcaggatgtgctaCTCAAGTCTTTTTTATCctctttctgctttcagcagagtattttctcctcaccatcaTGTCCTATGATCGctacgttgccatctgcagacccctgcactatgagacactcctgggcagcagagtttgtctccatttggcagcagctgcctggggctgtggctttctctatgctctgctgcacacagccaatacattttccctgcccctctgccagggcaatgctctgcaccagttcttctgtgaagtgccccagatcctcaagctctcctgctccacatcctacctcagggaactttggcttcttgtggcCAGTGGCTGTTTAgcctttgtctgttttgtgttgattgtggtgtcctatgtgcagatcttcagggcagtgctgaggatcccctctcagcagggacgccacaaagcctttgccacctgcctccctcacctggctgtggtctccctgtttctcagcaCTACCTTCTTTGCCCACttgaagccctcctccatctcctccccatccctggacctggtggtgtcagttctgtactcagtggtgcctccagcagtgaaccctctcatctacagcctgaggaaccaggagctcaaggctgctctgagccaa
- the LOC128899741 gene encoding olfactory receptor 14A16-like: MSNSSSITHFLLLSFTGTRQLQLLLFWLFLAIYLAALLGNGLIISTIAWDHHLHTPMYFFLLNLALLDLGFISTTVPKSMDNSLRDARDISYAGCVAQVFLLFFFMSAEYFLLTTMSYDRYVAICRPLHYETLLGSRVCLHLAAAVWACSFLYALLHTANTFSLPLCQGNAVEQFFCEIPQILKLSCSTSYLRELWLLVASVCLAFFCFVLIVVSYVQIFRAVLRIPSQQGRHKAFATCLPHLAVVSLFLSTVIFAYLKPSSISSPSLDVVLSVLYSVVPPAMNPLIYSLRNQELKAALS; the protein is encoded by the coding sequence atgtccaacagcagctccatcacccacttcctcctcctgtccttcacaggcacaaggcagctgcagctcctgctcttctggctcttcctggccatctacctggctgccctgctgggcaatggcctcatcatcagcaccatagcctgggaccaccacctccacacccccatgtacttcttcctcctcaacctggccctccttgacctgggaTTCAtttccaccactgtgcccaaatccatggacaattccctgagggacgccagggacatctcctatgcaggatgtgttgcacaagtatttctgcttttctttttcatgtcagcagagtattttctcctcaccaccatgtcctacgatcgctacgttgccatctgcagacccctgcactatgagaccctcctgggcagcagagtttgtctccacctggcagcagctgtctgggcctgtagctttctctatgctctgctgcacacagccaatacattttccctgcccctctgccagggcaatgctgtggagcagttcttctgtgaaatcccccagatcctcaagctctcctgctccacatcctacctcagggaactttggcttcttgtggcCAGTGTCTGTTTagcatttttctgttttgtgttgattgtggtgtcctatgtgcagatcttcagggcagtgctgaggatcccctctcagcagggacgccacaaggcctttgccacctgcctccctcacctggctgtggtctccctgtttctcagcactgtaatctttgcctacctgaagcctTCTTCTATCTCCTCCCCATCACTAGATGTGGTGttgtcagttctgtactcagtggtgcctccagcaatgaaccctctcatctacagcctgaggaaccaggagctcaaggctgccctgagc